A window of the Ostrea edulis chromosome 1, xbOstEdul1.1, whole genome shotgun sequence genome harbors these coding sequences:
- the LOC125652205 gene encoding skeletal aspartic acid-rich protein 2-like: MIGKAICFVFLSVSVFNVTQATDTTVSAEGVFLKIQGQSGGMVIGRAQNPDQDNNAVKIKFDAIQELNSGGDVVGASGNAKHRFNNFAQLDLMFSSLVDTMYENLTAKTISFKASLSSVNANLTVQTFIITEAGNITIDGESTMVEKGTVKFNINIEGWGFCDASGNCRKGNKDEIGEYVDMTISIKGKGTPSRKTGNNKHTEGEEFDLGGDASVALSKKISKDGGSYEDMPGNYPAFKTQGSKQLFVFRFPRFNNYVIYDPTVYTGIADTSSGAAAIQFGFSLLLLAVMGVFMSV, translated from the exons ATGATTGGAAAGgctatttgttttgtttttctgtcGGTGAGCGTTTTCAACGTCACCCAGGCAACCGACACGACGGTCAGCGCTGAGGGTGTATTCCTTAAAATTCAAGGTCAATCTGGAGGAATGGTCATTGGACGAGCGCAGAACCCAGACCAGGACAATAACGCAGTGAAAATCAAGTTTGATGCCATACAAGAGTTGAACTCGGGCGGAGATGTTGTGGGAGCCTCGGGAAATGCCAAACACCGTTTTAACAATTTTGCTCAGTTAGACCTTATGTTTTCCAGCCTTGTGGATACAATGTATGAAAACTTGACAGCGAAAACAATCAGCTTCAAGGCTTCCCTTAGTTCTGTGAACGCAAATCTGACGGTGCAGACCTTTATCATTACCGAAGCGGGAAACATCACCATTGATGGGGAATCTACAATGGTTGAGAAGGGCACCGTCAAATTTAACATCAACATCGAAGGCTGGGGTTTTTGTGACGCTTCTGGAAACTGCAGAAAAGGGAACAAAGATGAAATCGGGGAATATGTAGACATGACCATCTCTATCAAAGGGAAAGGAACGCCAAGCAGGAAAACCGGAAATAACAAACACACGGAAGGGGAGGAGTTCGACTTAGGAGGGGATGCGTCCGTAGCACTGTCTAAGAAG ATTTCTAAGGATGGTGGAAGTTATGAGGATATGCCTGGAAATTATCCCGCTTTCAAGACACAAGGTAGCAAACAGCTCTTCGTCTTCCGGTTCCCCAGATTTAATAACTACGTGATATACGACCCCACCGTGTATACTGGGATTGCCGATACGAGTAGTGGAGCTGCCGCCATTCAGTTCGGATTTTCTCTGCTTCTTCTAGCCGTCATGGGTGTCTTCATGTCTGTGTAG